A genomic region of Carassius carassius chromosome 27, fCarCar2.1, whole genome shotgun sequence contains the following coding sequences:
- the baalcb gene encoding brain and acute leukemia cytoplasmic protein, producing the protein MGCGGSRTDVLEPRYMESWTKETESTWLTSTDTDIPLSSIQSIHSENSSEVGFPSEKTANLDLFDDGLPSPAQAYLKVCPAMSEVGLNDMKPGSTPAILSSQEQEVLSSSATTVQRRSVLRTEEITKWQDSRMSTKQVTITVTQSIRQVDKSGKIKETSQTTYEVMKPVDGLMDTAVDSMPQ; encoded by the exons ATGGGCTGTGGAGGCTCCAGGACAGATGTGTTGGAGCCCAGATATATGGAAAGCTGGACCAAAGAGACAGAGTCCACCTGGCTGACCAGCACGGACACAGACATACCCCTGTCCTCCATCCAGAGCATCCACTCGGAAAACTCTTCAGAGGTGGGCTTCCCATCAGAGAAGACTGCCAACCTCG ATCTGTTTGATGATGGTCTGCCTTCTCCAGCTCAGGCGTATCTGAAAGTGTGTCCTGCCATGTCTGAGGTGGGTCTGAATGACATGAAACCTGGCAGTACCCCTGCAATCCTTTCTTCTCAAGAACAGGAAGTGCTGTCTTCTTCTGCTACCACAGTGCAAAGGAGAAGCGTGCTTCGAACTGAGGAAATA ACCAAATGGCAGGACAGCCGGATGTCCACCAAGCAAGTGACCATCACTGTGACTCAAAGCATCCGGCAGGTGGACAAGAGCGGGAAGATCAAGGAAACTTCCCAAACCACCTATGAGGTCATGAAACCAGTGGATGGTTTGATGGACACAGCAGTTGACTCAATGCCTCAATGA